DNA from Vibrio alfacsensis:
ATTAGAAACTTCTCGGCTGACATCTTCAATATATAGCCCAGTTCCGATCATCCATTGCCACTTATCAAGCCATGCCGCATAACTGAGTTTTGGTACGGTTTCTCCCGTGGACGGTTTCTGCCACAAATATTGATGAAAGCCACCTCCTAGCTGAGCTTGATGCAATAGCGCCTCAATCAAGCGGTCTCCATTTTGGTCTTGGATATGGAGTAAGTTCTGTCCCGTCAAATCAGGTTGAATAGGGTGAACAAGATTAGTGCCGTATTGGTCATACGCAAAAAAGTACCCATCTGAGCCATAGCGCAGACGATTGAGAATGGCTTTGACTTGGGCTTTCGCGACACTTTCATCAAGATGGGGATCGTTATAGATATGCGAGATGGCATCAAAAGCGAGATCGACCGTATCTTTAAGCGCGGCTTCTTTCGATTGGATGAGACTTTGATGAAAGATTTCCACTTCTCGTTGACCAAGCGTTTTAGCCTGATAGATAGAAATCCAACTGATGCTCGCGGTCACCAATAACACTGGAATCAAAGCCAGCAAGATGAGTTTCGCTTTAAGAGGCATTTCATCCTCCATGAAAAAACTGCCTATCCTTACGAATAGGCAGCTTAACAACTTGTGCTACAAGGTGGAAACTTACAGCTCACAGTTTCCTAATTTAACACTCATACCAATCACCGCTCTAATCATAGTTACTATTACCATTAGTTACGACGATTGGCATGAGCCACTACATGCCATAAAAACCTGGGAAAACCAAGATCGAGGCGAGGACCGCAATCTGAATGGCAATGAATGGCATTACTCCTCTGTAAATATCTTTTGTCGTTACCCCTGCCGGAGCGACACCTTTCAAGTAAAAGAGGCTAAAGCCAAATGGTGGAGTTAGGAAAGAGGTCTGTAAGTTCATCGCAATTAATATCGCAAACCACGTCATGTTGATGCCCATTAGCTCCGCTACGGGTGCGATAATAGGAACGATGATGAAACAGATTTCCACAAAGTCAATGAAGAAGCCTAGGATCAGGATAACGAGCATCGTAATGATCAGGAATCCCCATTTCTCTCCCGGTAATTGCATCATCCACTCTTCAACTAAGTAATCACCACCAGTGTAAGTAAAGGCCATTGAGAACGCGGTCGCACCTAATAAAATAGCAAAGACCATCGCTGTCACTTTAACTGTTTCTTTAGACGCTTCGTAGACCATCGACCAGCTAAACTGTTTGTACAGAAGTGCAAGCACTATCGCCCCTGCCCCACCTAACGCTGCCGACTCAGTGGGTGTTGCAATGCCTGCAAAGATCGAACCCAGCACAACGACGATCAGCGCAAGGGGTGGGATCACGGCTTTCAACGCGGTGATCACTTCGTCTTTTCGGCTGATAGATTCATCACGCTCAATGGGTTGAGCTGCTTCTGGATTCAATTTAGCGTAGATAAGAATATAGATTACATACGCGCCCACCAGCATTAGTCCGGGCCAAATCGCCGCTTGGAATAAATCGCCAACTGGCACACCGAGCACATCCCCAAGTAGGATTAATACGATAGAGGGTGGGATAATTTGCCCGAGTGTTCCTGACGCGCAAATAGTGCCGCACGCTAAGCCTTTATCGTAATTGTACTTGAGCATCACTGGTAGAGAAATCAAGCCCATCGCCACAACAGACGCTCCCACTACCCCTGTAGAAGCGGCCAATAAAGCGCCCACTAATACGGTAGAAATGGCAATACCACCGCGAACACCACCGAATAGGCGCCCCATGGATTCAAGTAACTGTTCTGCCAATCGAGTTTTTTGTAAAACCAACCCCATGAAAACAAACAGCGGTACGGCCATCAGTACCGTGTTCTCCATGATGGACTGAATACGATATGGCATGAAAGCAAACATCTCGATGCCCTCAGCCCACACGCCAAAAATTAATGCGATACCTCCAAAAGTAAAGGCAACAGGAAAACCAAGCAGTAACGCAAACAACGCTACAAAAAACATCACTATACCGATCATTCTGACTTCCTTTTACGACTTACCGTTGCTACCGGCATAGATGAGATGAGGGTTCACGATTTTGTTGATCGAGTGCAGTAACAATCCCACGCCACTGATCGCCATAAACAAGAATGAAAGTGGGATCATGGCCTTAATGATCCAGCGGTAAGGTAAACCACCTGGGTCACCTGATGTCTCACCCAATGCATAGCTTTCTTTAGCAAAGTCGATACCAAACCAAGCAACCAAGAGGCAAAACGGAAATAGAAAAAGTAACGTGCCTATGATGTCGATAATGGACTGCGCCTTGTACGATAAACGCTCATAAAAAATGTCGACTCGTACGTGGCCACCGGACTTAATCGCGTATGGGACACCAAGTAGAAATACAGCAGAGAATAAGTGCCATTCCATCTCTTGAAAGGCAATCGATACGTCGTTAAACACATAACGCATAACAACGTCATACACCACGTTCGCTAACAACAAGATAAATAGGATACTGGATAACCATCCTAGAAAGTCACCGAAGCGGTTAAAGATTCGCTCAATATAAACAAGGCTTCTCATTCCGAACTCCATGGAACGTGTATAATGGCTCCGCTATGATGCGGAGCTCTGTTATGCCCAACACCTTG
Protein-coding regions in this window:
- a CDS encoding TRAP transporter small permease subunit, whose product is MRSLVYIERIFNRFGDFLGWLSSILFILLLANVVYDVVMRYVFNDVSIAFQEMEWHLFSAVFLLGVPYAIKSGGHVRVDIFYERLSYKAQSIIDIIGTLLFLFPFCLLVAWFGIDFAKESYALGETSGDPGGLPYRWIIKAMIPLSFLFMAISGVGLLLHSINKIVNPHLIYAGSNGKS
- a CDS encoding TRAP transporter large permease, with the protein product MIGIVMFFVALFALLLGFPVAFTFGGIALIFGVWAEGIEMFAFMPYRIQSIMENTVLMAVPLFVFMGLVLQKTRLAEQLLESMGRLFGGVRGGIAISTVLVGALLAASTGVVGASVVAMGLISLPVMLKYNYDKGLACGTICASGTLGQIIPPSIVLILLGDVLGVPVGDLFQAAIWPGLMLVGAYVIYILIYAKLNPEAAQPIERDESISRKDEVITALKAVIPPLALIVVVLGSIFAGIATPTESAALGGAGAIVLALLYKQFSWSMVYEASKETVKVTAMVFAILLGATAFSMAFTYTGGDYLVEEWMMQLPGEKWGFLIITMLVILILGFFIDFVEICFIIVPIIAPVAELMGINMTWFAILIAMNLQTSFLTPPFGFSLFYLKGVAPAGVTTKDIYRGVMPFIAIQIAVLASILVFPGFYGM